One part of the Streptomyces ferrugineus genome encodes these proteins:
- a CDS encoding phosphatase PAP2 family protein encodes MPHAETAGVEATPRTRLRWWTELPLILLVYACYSAGRLLARGDVAGAVDHGLAILDIEKALYLNAEHPLNRLFTREPWLGVPADFWYASLHYVVTPVLLVWIFRSRTVHYRAARTWLMTSTFIGLIGFTLLPTCPPRLLAAGHGFVDTMAQYSSYGWWGGQASAPRGLGGMTNQYAAMPSLHVGWALWCGVMLWRYGGTRLTKVAAVAYPLITTIVVMGTANHYFLDAVAGAAVMGVGFLLAPYVMRTMDRLRARFAAGAATVATASGGSVTTGARTPVPVGSGGAASPVVSAGCQTSAGERIPRQRESRFGSGAEPSAAPQDAGDGAPASAR; translated from the coding sequence ATGCCACACGCCGAAACAGCTGGCGTGGAGGCGACGCCGCGAACCCGCCTGCGCTGGTGGACCGAGCTGCCGCTGATCCTGCTGGTCTACGCCTGCTACTCGGCGGGCCGCCTGCTCGCCCGGGGCGATGTCGCCGGTGCCGTCGACCACGGCCTGGCGATCCTGGACATCGAGAAGGCCCTGTACCTCAACGCGGAGCACCCCCTCAACCGCCTCTTCACCCGCGAGCCCTGGCTGGGCGTCCCGGCGGACTTCTGGTACGCGTCGCTGCACTACGTGGTCACGCCCGTCCTCCTGGTGTGGATCTTCCGCTCCCGCACCGTGCACTACCGCGCGGCCCGCACCTGGCTGATGACGTCGACCTTCATCGGCCTGATCGGCTTCACCCTGCTGCCCACCTGCCCGCCCCGGCTGCTCGCCGCGGGCCACGGCTTCGTCGACACGATGGCCCAGTACAGCTCGTACGGCTGGTGGGGCGGCCAGGCGAGCGCTCCCCGGGGCCTGGGCGGCATGACGAACCAGTACGCCGCGATGCCCAGCCTGCACGTCGGCTGGGCGCTGTGGTGCGGGGTGATGCTGTGGCGCTACGGCGGGACGCGGCTGACGAAGGTGGCCGCGGTCGCCTACCCGCTGATCACCACGATCGTGGTGATGGGCACCGCCAACCACTACTTCCTCGACGCGGTCGCGGGCGCCGCCGTGATGGGCGTCGGGTTCCTGCTGGCGCCGTACGTCATGCGGACCATGGACCGGCTGCGGGCGCGGTTCGCGGCGGGCGCCGCCACCGTCGCCACGGCGTCCGGCGGGTCCGTCACGACGGGCGCGCGCACTCCCGTCCCGGTGGGCTCCGGCGGCGCCGCTTCCCCGGTTGTCAGTGCCGGATGCCAGACTTCCGCGGGTGAGCGAATTCCACGGCAGCGCGAGTCCCGGTTCGGATCCGGAGCCGAGCCGAGTGCCGCTCCCCAGGACGCGGGGGACGGCGCTCCGGCATCGGCTCGCTGA
- a CDS encoding histidine phosphatase family protein, with translation MAPRILLARHGQTAWSLSGKHTGRTDVPLLEEGRRGAKLLGERLHGAPYDGLADVEIRTSPLSRARETCELAGFAERARTWDTLMEWDYGAYEGMTPADIQSARPGWLIWRDGVPEGETLAEVTARADQVVAWAREADRDVLVFAHGHILRSIGARWLGLPLDFAARIRLNPTSLSVLGWAYGEPAIESWNDLGHLDG, from the coding sequence ATGGCACCGCGCATCCTGCTGGCCCGGCACGGACAGACGGCGTGGTCGCTGTCCGGCAAGCACACCGGCAGGACCGACGTGCCCCTTCTGGAGGAGGGCCGCCGGGGCGCGAAGCTGCTCGGCGAGCGCCTGCACGGGGCGCCGTACGACGGGCTGGCCGACGTCGAGATACGCACCAGCCCGCTGTCACGCGCGCGTGAGACGTGCGAACTGGCCGGCTTCGCCGAGCGCGCGCGTACCTGGGACACGCTCATGGAGTGGGACTACGGCGCCTACGAGGGCATGACCCCGGCGGACATCCAGTCCGCCCGCCCCGGCTGGCTCATCTGGCGCGACGGGGTGCCCGAGGGCGAGACCCTGGCCGAGGTGACGGCCCGGGCCGACCAGGTGGTGGCGTGGGCACGCGAGGCGGACCGGGATGTGCTGGTGTTCGCGCACGGGCACATCCTGCGGTCCATCGGCGCGCGCTGGCTGGGCCTGCCGCTGGATTTCGCGGCGCGGATCAGGTTGAACCCGACGTCGCTGTCGGTGCTGGGCTGGGCTTATGGGGAGCCGGCGATCGAGAGCTGGAACGACCTGGGGCATCTGGACGGATAG